Genomic DNA from Acuticoccus sp. MNP-M23:
ATCCATGGCTTCCATGCAAGGCATCGTCGACATCATCGACGATATTGCCAAGCAGGTCAGCCTCCTGTCGCTCAACGCCACCATCGAGGCTGCCCGCGCCGGTGAAAGCGGCAAGGGGTTTGCCGTGGTCGCCTCCGAGGTAAAGGGGCTCGCCTCGCAGACGACGGCCGCGACCAGCCGCATTTTCAGCGAAATAAACAACGTGCAGTCCGTCGCGCAGTCGGTGGCCGACGGCGTGAAGCGGGTCATGTCTTCGGCCGACTCGGTCGAAAATCTGGTGACCGCGACGGCGGGTGCCATCGAAGAGCAGAGCGCAGTGACCAAGGATATTTCCGATAATACGGCGCGCTCTTCCAGCTCTGTCCGCGAAATTGCCGACCGAATCCGCGGCCTCTCCGATGCTGCCTAGCGGCAGGGGCCCGCGCGTTCGCCTGTGACGTTGCCCCTTGGAATGTCCTCGGTCTGAACTGGACTCCGTCAGAAGGAGACGGAGATGAAGAAGAGCCGCTTCAGCGAAGAGCAGATCATCGCGGTCCTGAAGGAGCATGCCGCGGGGATCGGTGTGTCGGAGCTGTGCCGCAAGCACGGGATCAGCGACGCGACGTTCTACACGTGGCGCAAGCGCTACGGCGGAATGGAAGTGTCTGAAGCCAGGCGGCTGAAGGCGCTGGAAGATGAGAACGGCCGCCTGAAGAAGCTTCTCGCCGAACAGATGCTCGATGTGGCGACGCTGCGGGACGCTCTGGGAAAAAACTTCTGACGCCCAGCGCACGGAGAGGCTTCGTGAGTTGGGCGATTGAAAAGAAGGGGTATTCCCAGCGGCGCGCCTGTGCCCTGATCGGGATGCATCCAAGGACTTACCGCTACCGGTCGCAGCGGCCGGACGATGCGACGGTGCGCCAACGCCTGAAAACGCTGGCGAACGAACGGCGCCGGTTCGGCTATCGGCGGCTGCATATCCTTTTGCGGCGCGAGGGTATCGAGGTGAACCACAAGAAGCTGTTCCGCCTATACCGCGAGGAGAGGCTGAGTGTACGACGGCGCGGCGGCCGAAAACGTGCCATCGGAACGCGGGCGCCAATGACCTTGCCGCGAGGACCAAACCAGCGCTGGAGCCTCGACTTTGTCTCCGACCAGCTCAGCGACGGGCGCCGCTTCCGTGTGCTGGTGGTGCTCGACGACTTCACCCGCCAGTGCCTGACGCTCGTTGTCGACACATCACTGTCGGGGGCTCGCGTGGCACGGGAACTCGACCGCCTGATCGTCAGTCGCGGCAAGCCGCTCACGATCGTCAGCGACAACGGCACCGAGCTGACCTCCCATGCCATCCTCGAATGGCAGGAGGACCGCCGCGTCAATTGGCACTACATCGCGCCCGGCAAGCCGATGCAGAACGGCTTCGTAGAGAGCCTGAACGGTCGCTTCCGCGATGAGTGCCTCAACGAGCATCTCTTCCGCAGCCTTCCGGGCGCTCGCCGCATCATTGAGGAATGGCGCACCGACTACAACCACGACAGGCCGCACACCAGCCTGGGCGGCCTCACCCCGAACGAGTTTGCAACCCGGTCCCGATGGGACCACAACACGAACAGAGTCCAGCTATGAGCGGGGACACTTCTGGGGCAACGTCAATCGGCCTTGTGGTGCTTGCCCAGGCCGGAAGCCTGGCGCTGCTGGTGGTCGCGGCCATGTGCGTCGGCCTCGGGTCGGCGATCTTCCACCCTGATTCCTCGCGCATTGCACGGGCAGCATCGGGAGGACGCTACGGTTTCAGCCAGTCGGTCTTTCAGGTGGGGGGCAATGCGGGCACCGCCATCGGGCCGCTGCTGGCCGCGTTCGTTGTGCTGCCATTCGGGCAGGGGAGCGTGGTGTGGTTCGGCGCGCTGGCGCTTTGCGCCATGCTTGTGCTGTGGCAGGTCGGCAGCTGGGCAAAGGCGCGGCATCTGGCGGCCGGGCGGCCGGCGCGTCTGGTCCCGCCGCCGATCAGCCGCTCCGCCGTGTTCGTCCTGATGATCCTCGGGATGCTGACCTTCTCCAAGTTTATCTACATCACCAGCCTGACGAGCTTTTACACCTTCTACCTGATCGAGGCATTCGGCGTGTCCGTGCAGAGCTCGCAGCTGCTCCTGTTTGTCTTCCTGGGCGCGGCCGCAATCGGCACCTTTGCCGGTGGCCCTCTTGGCGACCGCTACGGGCGGCGCACCATCATCATCGTTTCAATTCTGGGTGTCCTGCCGTTCACTCTGGCGTTGCCGCACATGAACCTGTTCTGGACCGCAGCGCTCAGCTTTCTCATCGGGCTGATCAACGCGTCGGCGTTCTCGGCCATTCTGGTCTATGCGCAAAGTGTCCTGCCCGGACGGGTGGGGATGGTCTCGGGGCTGTTCTTCGGCTTTGCGTTCGGCATTGCGGGCCTCGGCGCCGCAGCCCTCGGCGTCCTTGCCGACGCGATGGGCATCGGCTTCGTGTTCGACGTGTGCGCGGTGCTCCCCGTTATCGGCGTTCTGGCATTCTTTCTGCCGCCGGAGCGCACCGAGGCCTGATCCGGCGCTCAGGCGTTCTCGGACCCGCGCGGGCCGGCGACCGAAGCTGCCAGCGTGCGTCCGGCAACGCCGGGCTCCCGCGAGCCGGTGTTTGCCAGCGCCGCCCGCAAGGCGGCTGCATTTTTCACCGGGTGCACGTCGAGGCTCGATGTGCGGCCGCGCACGGTGATCTGCGCCACGTCGAAGGCGCTTGCATCGACACCGGCAAACGCCATCGTCGCGCCGGAGGCCACCATGGGCACGCCATAATCCTTGGTGGCGCTTTCCAGCCGGCTGGCGATGTTGACCGTGTCGCCGAGGGCCGTCAGTCCCTCGCCGGCACGTCCGGTGCCCACACGCCCCAGAATGGCGGGGCCGGCGTGGATGCCGATGCCGATGCGAAGCGTCTCGCCAAGCTGCGCCTGAAGCTGGGCGTTCAACGTCTCGATCTCGTCGATCATCTCAGCCGCGCTCGTCAGCGCCTGACGCGCGCCGACTTCGGCCGATGTGGTGACCCCGTAAAGGGCCATCACCGCATCGCCGATGAACTTGTCGACGATCCCGCCGTTGCGGAAGACAATCCGGCTCATCAGTTGCAGATATTCGTTGAGGATGAACATCACGTCGAAGGCAAGGCGCCGTTCCGACAGGGCGGTAAAGCCGCGCAAATCCACGAAAAGCACGGCGACGGGCTGTTCCACGCCCCAGCGGTAGCTGTCGGTGTTGACGTTTGCGACACCGCTGACGTCCCGCGCGGGAAACATCGGGTGCACCGTGAGGTTGGTGCGGGGGCGCAGCTGGCAGGCAAGCCGCACGTCGGGCGTTGCGCGGATCCGTTCGAGCACGGCGCGCTCGGCGGCATCGGGC
This window encodes:
- a CDS encoding MFS transporter, giving the protein MSGDTSGATSIGLVVLAQAGSLALLVVAAMCVGLGSAIFHPDSSRIARAASGGRYGFSQSVFQVGGNAGTAIGPLLAAFVVLPFGQGSVVWFGALALCAMLVLWQVGSWAKARHLAAGRPARLVPPPISRSAVFVLMILGMLTFSKFIYITSLTSFYTFYLIEAFGVSVQSSQLLLFVFLGAAAIGTFAGGPLGDRYGRRTIIIVSILGVLPFTLALPHMNLFWTAALSFLIGLINASAFSAILVYAQSVLPGRVGMVSGLFFGFAFGIAGLGAAALGVLADAMGIGFVFDVCAVLPVIGVLAFFLPPERTEA
- a CDS encoding IS3 family transposase (programmed frameshift), with the protein product MKKSRFSEEQIIAVLKEHAAGIGVSELCRKHGISDATFYTWRKRYGGMEVSEARRLKALEDENGRLKKLLAEQMLDVATLRDAPGKKLLTPSARRGFVSWAIEKKGYSQRRACALIGMHPRTYRYRSQRPDDATVRQRLKTLANERRRFGYRRLHILLRREGIEVNHKKLFRLYREERLSVRRRGGRKRAIGTRAPMTLPRGPNQRWSLDFVSDQLSDGRRFRVLVVLDDFTRQCLTLVVDTSLSGARVARELDRLIVSRGKPLTIVSDNGTELTSHAILEWQEDRRVNWHYIAPGKPMQNGFVESLNGRFRDECLNEHLFRSLPGARRIIEEWRTDYNHDRPHTSLGGLTPNEFATRSRWDHNTNRVQL